The following DNA comes from Naumovozyma castellii chromosome 4, complete genome.
TCATGCAGTACTGAAACTACTTGAGAATATGCCACAGCCATGGGAACAAGTGAAAGAGGTCAAAGTCCTTTATCATGTTACAGGTGCTATCACTTTTGTCAATGAGATCCCTAGAGTCATCGAACCCGTTTACACTGCACAATGGTCCACGATGTGGATCAGTATGAGAAGAGAGAAACGTGATAGAACACATTTTAAGAGGATGAGATTCCCCGCATTTGACGACGATGAACCGCCACTATCGTACCAGGAACACATACAACCATTGGAGCCATTAGATTCAATAACATTACCTTTAGATAACAATGACGATCAATGGGTGAAGAATTGGTTATATGATCCACGTCCACTAGCAGAAAATAGTAGTAATAGTATTGGTGTAAATGGGACGTCGTATAAGAAATGGCATTTAAATTTGCAAACCATGGCTAACCTTTATAGACTCTCCACGCCTTTAAAGGATGAAATTCTTGAtaacaattattattaccttTTCAACAAGAAGGCATTCCTTACTTCCAAAGCCTTAAATAATACCATTCCAGGTGGACCAAAATTCGAACCCTTATACcccaaagaggaagaagaggattTTACTGAATTTAACTCTATTGATAGAATTATATTCAGAGTACCCATTAGAAGTGAATATAGAATAGCGTTTCCATATGTTTATAATTCAAGACCGCGTTCTGTTAAGATTCCATGGTACAGTGATCCAATTTCATGCCTGACAAAAAATCTTGAAGATGTGGATATCCCAGCATTCTTTTTTGACACCTCTCTAAATCCAATCACCTCGGTgagaaataataataagacAAGCAGCATGAAACTTGAGAATATGGAAAACGATAAATTTACACTACCTGAAACGTTCACTCCCCTATTAGcagatgaagatttagTTCTACCAGATACAAAGGATGCCATATCATTATTCCATGCTCCATATCCGTTCAACAGAACATCTGGGAGAACAATCAGAGCACAAGATGTTTCCCTTATTAAAAAATGGTACTTACAACATCCCGATGAAGAATATCCTGTTAAGGTGAGAGTGTCATACCaaagattattgaagaaCTACGTCGCCAACGAACTCCATACTGTGCCAGCGTCAAATAgcaaaaaaattaaattattgaaaaaccTCCGAAATACAAAGTACTTCCAACAAACAACCATTGATTGGGTAGAAGCAGGATTGCAAATATGTTCACAAGGCCATAATAtgttgaatttattaattcaCAAAAAGGGACTAACATACTTGCATTTAGATTACAATTTTAATCTGAAACCAACAAAAACGTTAACTACGAAGGAACGTAAGAAATCGAGGTTCGGTAATGCATTCCATTTAATGCGAGAACTACTAAAGATTGTGAAATTATTAGTTGATGCTCACGTGCAATACAGACTTGGCAATGTAGACGCGTTCCAACTAGCTGATGGTATTTACTACATTTTGAATCATCTAGGGCAACTTACCGGTATATACCGTTATAAATACAAAGTGATGCATCAAATTCGTGCTTGCAAGGATTTGAAACATGTGGTCTACTATAGattcaataaaatattagGTAAAGGTCCAGGTTGTGGGTTTTGGCAACCAGCATGGAGGGTGTGGATATTTTTCATAAGAGGTATTATTCCGTTATTGGAAAGATGGTTAGGTAACTTACTTAACAGACAGTTTGAAGGACGTTCTAATGAAGTTGTAAAAACAACTACGAAGCAAAGAGTGGATGCGTACTATGATTTGGAGTTAAGGGCTTCTGTCATGAATGACATTCTAGAAATGATACCAGAAGGCATCAGGGATACTAAAGCAAGAACAATATTACAACATCTAAGTGAGGCTTGGAGATGCTGGAAGGCGAATATTCCCTGGGATGTACCCGGTATGCCAGAACCGATTAAAAAcatcattgaaagatatgTAAAAGCAAAGGCTGACGGATGGATGTCATCAGCCCATTATAATCGTGAACGTATTAAACGTGGTGCACACGTTGAAAAGACAGTGatgaaaaagaatttaGGAAGATTGACAAGATTATGGATCAAGAATGAACAGGAAAGACAacaagagaaggaaaagaacGGTCCAGAAATTACACCTGAGGAGGCTACTTCTGTATTTTCTACCATGGTAAACTGGTTCGAAGAAAGAAGTTTTGCACCAATCCCGTTCCCTCCTTTAACATATAAGAATGACACAAAAATACTTGTACTCGCCTTGGAGAACTTAAAGGATGCATATGCATCCAAGGCTCGACTAAATGCGGcagaaagagaagaattggCTTTGATTGAAGAAGCATATGATAACCCACATGATACCTTGAATAGAATCAAGAAATATATCTTAACACAGCGTGTGTTTAAGCCGGTGGATATAACAATGATGGAACActatcaaaatatttctccTGTCTATGCAGTTGATCCTCTAGAAAAAATCACAGATGCCTACTTAGATCAATATCTATGGTATGAAGCTGATCAAAGGaaattgtttccaaattggaTCAAACCAAGTGATGCAGAAATACCGCCTCTTCTTGTATACAAATGGACACAAGGTATAAATAACCTTTCAAACGCATGGGATGTTACTAAAGGCCAATCGACGGTTTTGCTGGAAACTCAATTAGAAGAACTGGCTGAGAAGATCGATTTTACTCTTCTTAATAGACTACTAAGACTAATAATGGATCAAAATATTGCTGATTATATGACTGCAAAAAATAATGTGGCACTCAATTATAAAGATATGAGTCATGTTAACAAGTATGGATTATTAAGAGGGCTACaattttcatcctttatTTATCAGTATTATGGTCTCGTAATGGATCTTTTGATATTAGGACCAGATAGAGCATCTGATTTAGCAGGTCCACCAACGATGCCCAATGAATTTATGCATTTCAAGAGTGAAGAGGTTGAAAAAAGACATCCAATAAAGATGTATTGCCGCTACCTAGATAAGGTTTACATTGTCTTCcaatttgatgaaaaagaTGCTGATGACTTAACTGAGGAGTACCTCGCCGAAAATCCTGATCCAAATTTCGAAAATGCAATAGGctataataataaaaaatgttGGCCCCGTGATGCTCGAATGAGACTGATGCGCCAAGATGTAAACCTGGGCAGAGCAGTCTTCTGGGAAGTTCAGAGTAGAGTACCATCCTCTTTAATAGTAATGGATTGGAGCAATTCATTTGCGTCGGTATATAGCAAGAATAACCCTAATCTTCTATTTACAATGTGTGGATTTGAAGTGAGAATTTTACCTAAACAAAGGATGGATGAGGTTATTTCCACTGATGAAGGTGTTTGGGATCTTATTGATGAAACATCAAAGCAAAGAACAGCTAAAGCCTTTGTGAAAGTatcagatgatgaaattgagaAGTTTGATAGTAGAATAAGAGGCATTTTGATGGCGGCAGGCTCGACAACATTTACTAAGATTGCTTCAAAATGGAATACCGCCGTTATTTCTTTGTTCACCTACTTTAGAGAAGCTACCATTTCATCAGAACGCTTACTGGATGTTTTGGTTAAGGCAGAAACGAGGATTCAAAATCGTGTGAAATTGGGGttaaattccaaaatgCCAACACGTTTTCCTCCAGCGGTTTTCTACACGCCAAAGGAATTAGGGGGGCTTGGCATGATTAGTGCCTCACACATTCTAATTCCTGCTTCCGATTTAAGTTGGTCCAAACAGACAGACACAGGTATCACTCATTTCCGTGCTGGTATGACACACGAAGACGATAAAATTATACCAACCATATTCCGTTACATAACTACATGggaaaatgaattcttGGATTCTCAAAGGGTTTGGGCGGAATATGCGTCGAAGCGACAAGAAGCTATTCAGCAAAATCGTAGATTGGCGTTCGAAGAGTTGGAAGGATCTTGGGATCGAGGAATCCCTCGTATAAGTACCCTTTTTCAAAGAGATAGACATACGCTTGCGTACGATAGAGGCCATCGTGTACGtaaagaattcaagaaattttcgTTAGAGAGAAATAGTCCATTTTGGTGGACTAACTCACACCATGATGGTAAACTTTGGAATTTAAATGCCTACCGTACCGATGTTATCCAGGCATTAGGCGGGATTGAAACTATTTTGGAACATACGTTGTTCAAAGGTACGGGGTTCAACTCTTGGGAAGGTTTATTTTGGGAGAAAGCCTCTGGTTTTGAAGATTCCATGCAATTCAAAAAACTAACCCACGCCCAAAGAACCGGTTTAAGTCAAATTCCGAATCGTCGTTTTACGCTTTGGTGGTCACCAACTATCAATAGAGCTAATGTTTATGTTGGTTTTGTCGTTCAATTGGATTTGACTGGTATCTTTTTACATGGTAAAATCCCAACTCTAAAAATCTCGTTGGTTCAGATATTCCGTGCCCATTTGTGGCAGAAAATTCATGAAAGTATCGTGTTTGATATTTGCCAAATCCTTGATGGTGAACTGGATGTGCTCCAGATTGAAACTGTGACAAAAGAGGCTGTTCACCCACGTAAATCATACAAAATGAATTCATCAGCAGCTGATGTTACAATGAATAGTGTGTCTGAGTGGGAAGTTTCCAAACCTTCTTTACTACATGAGACAAAcgataaattcaattcagTAAGAACAAGTAAAATGTGGTTTGATGTTCAATTGAGATATGGGGACTATGACTCTCACGATATATCTCGTTATGTCCGGGCCAAATTCATGGATTACACTACGGATAATGTAAGCATGTATCCTTCTCCAACAGGTGTTATGATTGGGATAGATCTAGCTTACAATATGTATGATGCCTATGGTAGTTGGTTTAGCGGATTAAAGCCTTTGGTTCAAAATAGTATGAGAACCATAATGAAAGCAAATCCGGCATTGTACGTGCTCCGTGAACGTATCAGAAAAGgtcttcaaatttatcaatcGAATGTCCAAGAACCATTCTTGAACTCGTCAAATTACGCCgaattgtttaataatgacATCAAACTTTTTGTGGATGATACTAACGTTTATAGAGTTACAGTTCACAAGACTTTTGAAGGAAATGTTGCCACGAAAGCTATCAATGGGTGTATTTTTACGCTAAATCCTAAAACCGGACATTTATTCCTCAAAATTATTCACACATCTGTTTGGGCTGGTCAAAAACGTTTAAGTCAACTTGCAAAATGGAAAACTGCGGAGGAAGTCAGCGCTCTAGTAAGGTCTTTACCTAAGGAAGAACAACCCAAACAAATTATTGTTACTCGTAAGGCAATGTTAGATCCATTAGAAGTCCATATGCTTGATTTCCCAAATATCGCGATTAGACCAACAGAATTAAGATTACCGTTTTCTGCAGCACTATCTATCGATAAGCTATCAGATGTAGTCATGAAGGCCACAGAACCACAAATGGTCCTATTTAACATTTATGACGACTGGTTAGAAAGTGTTTCTTCATATACAGCATTTTCAAGATTAATCCTGTTACTTCGTGCGTTAAAAAccaatgaagaaaaggcTAAAATGATTATATTAGCAGACCCAACCATACCTATAAAACCACATCATCTATGGCCATCATTTTCTAACGAGCAGTGGATTAATATCGAATCTCAAATGCGTGATCTAATTTTGACAGAATACGGAAAGAAGTACAACGTCAATATTGCCGCTTTGACCCAAACTGAAATTAAGGATTTAATATTAGGACAAAATATCAAGGCTCCATCTGTGAAGAGACAGAAAATGGCAGAGTTAGAAGCAGCAAGATCCGGAACTCaagaaggtgaagaaaATGCTGGAGCCTCTACTGTAATGAAAACGAAGAGCGTCAATGCTCAAGGAGAGGAAATAGTTGTGGTTACATCTGCAAATTACGAAAACCAAACCTTCAgttcaaagaatgaatgGAGACAGTCAGCTATAGCAGCAAGCCTGTTGTATTTACGtctgaaaaatatatacGTTTCATCTGAAGATTTcgttgaagaaaaaaatgtctATGTTTTACCAAGAAATCTATTAAATGACTTCATCAAATTATCAGATATTAAAATCCAAATTGCAGGCTATCTCTATGGGAAATCTCCAGCAGACCATCCGAATATTAAAGAAGTCAAGACAATTGTGTTGGTTCCTCAATTAGGTAATAGGAGAGGTGTCGAGATGGCTAATCTGCCAGGTAAACATCCTCATAAATACTTGGAAGATATGGAACTGTTAGGATGGGTGCATACCCAAAGTGATGAAAATAAGTTCATGTCTGTAAATGAGGTTATGACACATGCACGTCTATTCGGTGACCACGATCCAAATGCGATTGATTTATCTATGTACTCTAAACCTGGTTCAGTGTCTCTTGCGGCGTATAACCTTTCTGAAGAGGGATTCTTATGGggtaaagaaaataaagataaaattCACGAGACGCCAGAAGGTTTTGAATCTAGGTTTACGATCGATGCTCAACTATTATTATCCGATCGTATCATGGGTAATTTTATTGTACCAACGTCTGATGTATGGAATTATACGTTTATGGGGACAAGATTTGATCCAGAAATGAAGTACGAATTGAAGCTGGCCATCCCATTAGAGTTCTATAATGAGCAACATCGTGCAACACATTTTATACAATTTAATGAGATCCAAGAGAATACAGAGTTGGAAGCAGAACAACAGGATCCATTTGCCTAACGTGTATAGAATCATAAATTACAGTCTATTATAAGTATTTAATTACAATTGTATTATTACGCATTTATTGTTTTATGTGATGGTACATTCATCGATTAAAGGGTTCTATTTGGAAATGTTCATTCGATTTCGACAGTTTAAGCTGTtggaataatatattatttttgtGGCTCGGACTTCCTTTCAGGTCATTAGCAGTCTGCGTTTTCGCATTGAAAAGTTCAGAATGACTTCCAACATTGAAAGGAAACTCTGTTTCGCAAGAAGAAGCAAGGTTTCCATCGAAGTGTTAATTTTTAGCGAGAAAGGTAAGTGAGATATATTCAATACAGTACTTACGTGTTTATGATGGCAAAATCTGCTGAAACTAAAACCAAGAAGATAAGACCAAAAAGTAAGCGAGCTAGTCGATCTGCAAAGTGGAAGAAGCGCAATAAGTATCCTTCTAAGAGACTCAATAAGATTAAGAAAGCCAAGGTCGACTCACCCACTGATTTTTGGACAAGTCAATTATCGCGATCAGATGGAAACAAGTCAAATCAGTCTTCCATGATAACCAGTCAAGGGCCATATAACAACGTTTCCAGGGATTACAGTAGGTCCACTCCAATCCCAAGTAGATGCGAACAGCCAGTGCAACATTTCGATTCCCAAAGCTATGCTCCATCATCATACGGTAATCAGACTTGGTTACTTCCCTCTGACCTTAGTTCTCAAAGATCAGTTAGTAGTtatcataatcatcattTCAAGCCTCAagataattcattaaacaGAACGTCATCCTTTGTTCTAAAACCTGACCCTATGAACCAATTTACCACTAATAGAGTCAGGATCCAAACGTCTGAAGCGGATGCTCTGTTTGGAGCCATTTCGCCTGTTTATAAGATGCCATATTTAGATAGGCAAGTGCTACCAATAAGTAAAACAGGGATAAACCAAAATACAAATTCAAGTTCGAATTCCACTAATAAACCACACGAGAGGAAGATGCCGAAACTGGGAgatatcttttcttcaaaggaCAACGAAACTTTATTTGTAGAACAGTCAACTGATATGGATTCTCAAGCAAGATATAATGCCTTagtgaaatattttgagaaGGAAGGATATGCCGCAAAAGAGAAGTTCCTAGTCCTTGGCACCACTATTAAAGACTTGGTCGACTCAGGTTGCTCTATCCAGCAAATGAAagatattcttcaatttaatACTGATACCGAACAAAGtattttcaagattatCCTCGACAAAGTGGCAGATGATTCTAAAGAAATCACCGACATATCTGCAAAACAGGAGCGTGATGATGCTATGGAAACCTTAAAAACTTCAAAAACGATGAATcctgaaataaaaaaacttgaagaaaagCAAGAACCTAGAGATGACCCGCATAATGATACGAACCAAGttaaagaacaagaaatacCTATTCGTAGAGAGGTTTACTTAATGATTGGATCTGGATCCACTGTAAAACAAATCAAAGAGAAACTTAACGTAGATGACGAGTTCTTAAGAAACATTTTCGAGGACTTTCTTCATGGCCAATCTGCTAACAAGAGCTCAACGGCAAATTTCATGACAGATTCTgagcagaagaagaaaagtcATTCTCATACTGAAGAAGTGATTGTAATCAACTCCGATTCGGAGGAACTAGAAGACATTGCAAGTGATATTGGTAGAAATAATGCGATTGGCAACGAAATCAACCGGGAAATGAAAAACAACCCAAGAGATATGAAGAATaaaacaattaatgaaatacCGAAAGCAACTAAAAAGGGGGATTTTCAGCCCAACACCTCTAAGAACCAAGCACTAGCCAATACGAACAAAAATACTCACATTTTGACTGCACGTGGAGATATCGAGGATATGAACCAGAATTCTGATCAACATGTAGTTGCAAAACAACTTTTTGCTCTGGAActtaaaaaatttaaactGAGAACCAAATTGGAGGTGGGGAAACTGCGGTCGTCGATAAAGTCTCTAGGTATGGAAGAAGCATGGCAGGATAGCTCTACAAAATCGGAGATGCTGAAGCTAAGGAATGAAATTGTTGACGACATAAATGAGTTTTTCTATAATATTTATCCAGAAGAATATACCCCAGCTAAACAGGAAAGGATGATGAAGCTCAAgaaactgaagaagatatcGAAAAAGAAAACCCCACAAAACCTGCCTCCGACTAATATAGGGAAGACATTACAAAATACTAACCAAATCAACCAAAAATCAGCAATacttgaaaaaattactaacaacaataaatctcccaagaacaaaaatacAAATAGTTCTTTAGAATTTATAGATACAGTTATACCagaatcaaataattccacTAAGCAATGGGATGATTctgaaagaaaagatgaTGCACTAGTGGACTATAGTTTTGTCAAGATGACCAAAGTATGTtgtttattcttttttttttttcctaGCAAGCAATTTCACTAACGAAAAATCTTTAACACTCATCCTAATGCAACCTGGCTGCTGTCGCACTTGCAATATGGGTAAAAGTTGATTGATCCTTAACAGTCAAAGGTGCAGCACTTTACTCCTTATAAGTCCATCTTGTCCAGTATCTCTCCAGATGCATGAGATTATTGGCATGTCAAACACAAACGGAacttttgtaatttcttGTCATTATTTAAGCAAATCTATTATAATGACATATTCTTTGTAAACGATTGTTAAAGTTAACGTCTCTACGGTCATTGACTGCTCAGAGAAACAGATGCAGTCGATAAACTACGTAATTTTATATAGGTTATTATACAGTCTTCTATCCTTTTCACAGGGCGCTTAAAATTTCGGGATTTCACATTGAAATTTATCCTTAGAAAGCATCAAATTTGAGTAACGATGTGTTCgtagaattgaaaataaaatcaaGATTGAAGCGTTGAGATTGCCTGATTAGCCATATTAATAACACCAAAGATTTGGTAGAGTAGTTACTGTGTTTTTGAGAAATCAAACTATTAGAGGAAAACCTCATCAACTAGAAGAAGCATACATTATCAATCAATACGTCTAGCTTAAGATCATCTTTATGCCCACAACACCCAAAAAGAAACGAACCGCTAACGTGGCCCTTTCTCCAACATCTAATCGAATAAAAAAGAGTATTAccaagaggaagaaacGAACATATCAATTTGCACCCGTTGACAATCTTAATACTAGAGATACGGGCGGCAAATCCAACGTTTTGAAGTCAATCCCTGTATCACAGATAAGAAATACTGCAATATCAAAGAATAGAGTAGAACAAAGTTTAAGTAGGATACCAATAGACGAAATtgtagaagaagaaaaaccTACTGTGATAGCAAAAGCTCCAATACTGAAGAAATCAGTAAGAAAAATACCACCACCgaaagaaacaacaaccaatCCGAACCAATCTGAGCATGTAATATGGGATTATAGTCCTAATAAAAAAGGACTATTCCGGTAACTCAGCAAGTTCACCATCTAAGGCTGACGATCCACCTTTGGAGGATGCTGCTCAAAATCCATCATCAACTCCACTTGTCTCTAATAAATGGAAGACAATCCTTAATTTTACCAACATTGATGACAAGGAGATGGTAGGAAAGAATGAGAAATCTATGACCCCTTCAGACTACTCAATCAACCGCGAAACAGCAAGTTTATCCAATAGAGAAGCATTCAACATTGATGACATATTAGGAAATATATCTTCGAAGACTACAAAGTTGAACGATATTCCGTCATCTCCAACTAGAAGGGGATCATATACCAAAGGAACAGGACATATAAAGGATGAAAACTCTGAGGATGATGCTAATGGTGAAGATGACTCCTTGATCGATATCTTGACTCAAAGATTTACTCAACATACCGAACGACTGCGACAGGACAGTATCGATAATGTAAATAATATCAGTCCTAGTAAAAAGGCTTTTGAACTCGAAACCAAAAAGGAAGTGCATGTGAGTTTGGAAGATTCTTCCGATAAAGACAAaacttctttcaatatctcTAACTCCTCGGACTCTTTGCTAGCATATTTAGAAGATTCTGATGCTGACGTTGATAAGCAAAACAATACTGAGGAAAAAGTTGCTCAGGTAGAAGAACTTTTGTCAGAAAAGCTGAGAATGAACTCAGAAACACCTGATCAAGAGCTGTCAGAATATATTGGACTTGCACATTGTGCTATTAAGAGGAAAGGTGTTGTCAGACTTGTTATTCTAAATGTAAGAGAGCTCCAATTACCAAAAATAGGACAACAGAAGATCCTGCTCTGTGTGGATGAAAATGGCGATAATAGCTCAGTAATCGTTCGAAATCCATGGGTTTATCTGAAGTTTGAACGAGGGGATGTTATACACATTATAGAGGGTAAGaactttgaaaataaaaggTTACTCTCCAACGATGAGAATCCAAAGACAAGACTGGGAAATGACAATCTGTTAATTTTGAATCCCGACTTACTTCTATCCGCGACATCTGTTGGATCATCAATGGAATGTCTCAGACGAGGTGTTATACAAgccattttcaaagattcaAGAGGAGAACCAAGTATAGTAATGACGATAGGGAATATCGTTCATGAATTACTACAAGAttcatttaaatatatGCTGACACACCAAAATCTTACAATGGGATACATCGAGGAGAAACTAGATTCCTTATTGAAAtctttttcatttgatatACTTATATGTAACCAAAGTACAGCAGATGTTAGAAAGCAAATAATGGAAGAACATGTTCCAAATATCTCCGAATTTGttaatcaattcattaGTAAAAACAATTATGGTCGGTATGTTTCTGTATCCGGTTTGCGAAAAACGCAACCCCTCTCAATATCCGATGTTATTGATATCGAAGAGAATATTTGGTCATCAATATATGGCCTAAAGGGGTATCTTGACGCAACAGTCGAGGTCAAAGTTGAAATGGGAAAGACCATTGCACCTTTTGAGGTGAAAACAGGGAAGTTCAGAAGTGTAGCGCATGAGGCACAAGGTTTAA
Coding sequences within:
- the PRP8 gene encoding U4/U6-U5 snRNP complex subunit PRP8 (ancestral locus Anc_5.73), whose translation is MSDLPPLPPPPPGMEDNNNTSPMSDSDSNSDSELPDLPPPPPPPSGFDDDLSLPPPPPPGFMEHDDNEDLPSLPPPPPPPSGFEDRSLAELPPPPPPPLTLLQENDFIDHNKRRYESESNSNDEEVNHAKQVGMNKKKKQKLGGVIHSNKVEMPPEHLRKIMEGHNEMASKRFDYDKRAFLGALKYMPHAVLKLLENMPQPWEQVKEVKVLYHVTGAITFVNEIPRVIEPVYTAQWSTMWISMRREKRDRTHFKRMRFPAFDDDEPPLSYQEHIQPLEPLDSITLPLDNNDDQWVKNWLYDPRPLAENSSNSIGVNGTSYKKWHLNLQTMANLYRLSTPLKDEILDNNYYYLFNKKAFLTSKALNNTIPGGPKFEPLYPKEEEEDFTEFNSIDRIIFRVPIRSEYRIAFPYVYNSRPRSVKIPWYSDPISCLTKNLEDVDIPAFFFDTSLNPITSVRNNNKTSSMKLENMENDKFTLPETFTPLLADEDLVLPDTKDAISLFHAPYPFNRTSGRTIRAQDVSLIKKWYLQHPDEEYPVKVRVSYQRLLKNYVANELHTVPASNSKKIKLLKNLRNTKYFQQTTIDWVEAGLQICSQGHNMLNLLIHKKGLTYLHLDYNFNLKPTKTLTTKERKKSRFGNAFHLMRELLKIVKLLVDAHVQYRLGNVDAFQLADGIYYILNHLGQLTGIYRYKYKVMHQIRACKDLKHVVYYRFNKILGKGPGCGFWQPAWRVWIFFIRGIIPLLERWLGNLLNRQFEGRSNEVVKTTTKQRVDAYYDLELRASVMNDILEMIPEGIRDTKARTILQHLSEAWRCWKANIPWDVPGMPEPIKNIIERYVKAKADGWMSSAHYNRERIKRGAHVEKTVMKKNLGRLTRLWIKNEQERQQEKEKNGPEITPEEATSVFSTMVNWFEERSFAPIPFPPLTYKNDTKILVLALENLKDAYASKARLNAAEREELALIEEAYDNPHDTLNRIKKYILTQRVFKPVDITMMEHYQNISPVYAVDPLEKITDAYLDQYLWYEADQRKLFPNWIKPSDAEIPPLLVYKWTQGINNLSNAWDVTKGQSTVLLETQLEELAEKIDFTLLNRLLRLIMDQNIADYMTAKNNVALNYKDMSHVNKYGLLRGLQFSSFIYQYYGLVMDLLILGPDRASDLAGPPTMPNEFMHFKSEEVEKRHPIKMYCRYLDKVYIVFQFDEKDADDLTEEYLAENPDPNFENAIGYNNKKCWPRDARMRLMRQDVNLGRAVFWEVQSRVPSSLIVMDWSNSFASVYSKNNPNLLFTMCGFEVRILPKQRMDEVISTDEGVWDLIDETSKQRTAKAFVKVSDDEIEKFDSRIRGILMAAGSTTFTKIASKWNTAVISLFTYFREATISSERLLDVLVKAETRIQNRVKLGLNSKMPTRFPPAVFYTPKELGGLGMISASHILIPASDLSWSKQTDTGITHFRAGMTHEDDKIIPTIFRYITTWENEFLDSQRVWAEYASKRQEAIQQNRRLAFEELEGSWDRGIPRISTLFQRDRHTLAYDRGHRVRKEFKKFSLERNSPFWWTNSHHDGKLWNLNAYRTDVIQALGGIETILEHTLFKGTGFNSWEGLFWEKASGFEDSMQFKKLTHAQRTGLSQIPNRRFTLWWSPTINRANVYVGFVVQLDLTGIFLHGKIPTLKISLVQIFRAHLWQKIHESIVFDICQILDGELDVLQIETVTKEAVHPRKSYKMNSSAADVTMNSVSEWEVSKPSLLHETNDKFNSVRTSKMWFDVQLRYGDYDSHDISRYVRAKFMDYTTDNVSMYPSPTGVMIGIDLAYNMYDAYGSWFSGLKPLVQNSMRTIMKANPALYVLRERIRKGLQIYQSNVQEPFLNSSNYAELFNNDIKLFVDDTNVYRVTVHKTFEGNVATKAINGCIFTLNPKTGHLFLKIIHTSVWAGQKRLSQLAKWKTAEEVSALVRSLPKEEQPKQIIVTRKAMLDPLEVHMLDFPNIAIRPTELRLPFSAALSIDKLSDVVMKATEPQMVLFNIYDDWLESVSSYTAFSRLILLLRALKTNEEKAKMIILADPTIPIKPHHLWPSFSNEQWINIESQMRDLILTEYGKKYNVNIAALTQTEIKDLILGQNIKAPSVKRQKMAELEAARSGTQEGEENAGASTVMKTKSVNAQGEEIVVVTSANYENQTFSSKNEWRQSAIAASLLYLRLKNIYVSSEDFVEEKNVYVLPRNLLNDFIKLSDIKIQIAGYLYGKSPADHPNIKEVKTIVLVPQLGNRRGVEMANLPGKHPHKYLEDMELLGWVHTQSDENKFMSVNEVMTHARLFGDHDPNAIDLSMYSKPGSVSLAAYNLSEEGFLWGKENKDKIHETPEGFESRFTIDAQLLLSDRIMGNFIVPTSDVWNYTFMGTRFDPEMKYELKLAIPLEFYNEQHRATHFIQFNEIQENTELEAEQQDPFA
- the NCAS0D01410 gene encoding uncharacterized protein — its product is MMAKSAETKTKKIRPKSKRASRSAKWKKRNKYPSKRLNKIKKAKVDSPTDFWTSQLSRSDGNKSNQSSMITSQGPYNNVSRDYSRSTPIPSRCEQPVQHFDSQSYAPSSYGNQTWLLPSDLSSQRSVSSYHNHHFKPQDNSLNRTSSFVLKPDPMNQFTTNRVRIQTSEADALFGAISPVYKMPYLDRQVLPISKTGINQNTNSSSNSTNKPHERKMPKLGDIFSSKDNETLFVEQSTDMDSQARYNALVKYFEKEGYAAKEKFLVLGTTIKDLVDSGCSIQQMKDILQFNTDTEQSIFKIILDKVADDSKEITDISAKQERDDAMETLKTSKTMNPEIKKLEEKQEPRDDPHNDTNQVKEQEIPIRREVYLMIGSGSTVKQIKEKLNVDDEFLRNIFEDFLHGQSANKSSTANFMTDSEQKKKSHSHTEEVIVINSDSEELEDIASDIGRNNAIGNEINREMKNNPRDMKNKTINEIPKATKKGDFQPNTSKNQALANTNKNTHILTARGDIEDMNQNSDQHVVAKQLFALELKKFKLRTKLEVGKLRSSIKSLGMEEAWQDSSTKSEMLKLRNEIVDDINEFFYNIYPEEYTPAKQERMMKLKKLKKISKKKTPQNLPPTNIGKTLQNTNQINQKSAILEKITNNNKSPKNKNTNSSLEFIDTVIPESNNSTKQWDDSERKDDALVDYSFVKMTKVCCLFFFFFPSKQFH